One Streptomyces mobaraensis NBRC 13819 = DSM 40847 DNA segment encodes these proteins:
- a CDS encoding winged helix-turn-helix domain-containing protein, with the protein MLRLHFTAEDLLRVSFAAEPAPLTELVTAMALLQRRSLPPVLSGWQRRTRRALPVRAGILTSLVPPSARGPMFLDPLSRGLEDGLDTVLRSPAARVRSDLDHVCPAVRPRTPWVRRLACQDREAWQLLEDALRDAYDTVLAGSWNHVRSAFDTERAWRTRLLADHGLLTTLAGLGPGGRWEGTTLIYDCPEDAEGHLSGHGVVLLPSVLWQGRPLVALRDDGPSVLLYASTATLPLLGPGPDSASPTGLAALLGRTRAAVLHLLVRQRTTTEIARELRIGKSSASEHAKALRAARLICTQRDGNVAWHWCTPLGLDLLAATGQAADRSDRTGNGPGPAITSYPAVRANPGGSRPPWPAS; encoded by the coding sequence ATGCTGCGTCTCCACTTCACCGCGGAGGACCTGCTGCGCGTGTCCTTCGCGGCGGAACCGGCGCCGTTGACGGAACTGGTCACCGCCATGGCCCTGCTGCAACGCCGTTCCTTACCGCCGGTATTGAGCGGATGGCAGCGCCGGACGCGGCGGGCGCTTCCCGTCCGGGCCGGGATCCTGACGTCCCTCGTCCCGCCCTCGGCGCGCGGCCCCATGTTCCTCGATCCCCTCAGCCGGGGGCTGGAGGACGGGCTGGACACCGTGCTCCGCAGCCCGGCCGCGCGCGTCCGGTCGGATCTGGACCACGTCTGCCCGGCCGTCCGTCCGCGGACGCCGTGGGTACGGCGGCTGGCCTGCCAGGACCGGGAAGCCTGGCAGTTGCTCGAGGACGCCCTGCGGGACGCCTACGACACCGTCCTGGCCGGCTCCTGGAACCATGTGCGGTCCGCGTTCGACACCGAACGGGCCTGGCGTACCCGGCTGTTGGCCGACCACGGCCTCCTCACGACGCTCGCGGGTCTGGGTCCCGGAGGCCGGTGGGAGGGCACCACGCTGATCTACGACTGCCCCGAGGACGCGGAAGGGCACCTGTCCGGGCACGGCGTCGTCCTGCTCCCCTCCGTCCTCTGGCAGGGACGGCCGCTGGTGGCGCTGCGGGACGACGGCCCCAGCGTCCTGCTCTACGCCTCGACGGCCACCCTCCCCCTGCTCGGCCCGGGACCCGACAGCGCCTCGCCCACCGGTCTCGCCGCCCTGCTCGGACGGACCCGGGCCGCCGTGCTCCACCTGCTCGTGCGGCAGCGCACCACCACCGAGATAGCCAGGGAACTGCGCATCGGCAAGTCCTCCGCCTCGGAACACGCCAAAGCCCTGCGTGCCGCCCGGCTGATCTGCACCCAGCGGGACGGCAACGTCGCCTGGCACTGGTGCACCCCGCTCGGGCTCGACCTGCTGGCGGCGACCGGCCAGGCGGCGGACCGCTCCGACAGGACCGGAAACGGGCCGGGGCCGGCGATCACCTCGTACCCGGCCGTGAGGGCGAACCCGGGCGGTTCCCGGCCGCCTTGGCCCGCCTCGTAG
- the sbnA gene encoding 2,3-diaminopropionate biosynthesis protein SbnA yields MLAQAMPSRGIGGVLDTIGGTPLIELDRIFPDRLFRVFAKLEKFNPGGSVKDRVALNMLLHKVSSGELVPGRSTVVESSSGNLAIGLAQVCRYFGLRFVCVVDAKTTEQNIAIIRSYGAEVEVITEPDAETGEYLPSRIRRVRELVRSLPDAYWPNQYGNPLNAAAHEQTMREIVTALDGRVDYLFCATSSCGTLRGCADFARESGLSTKIVAVDAVGSAIFGGQPPTTRLLPGHGAALRPALFDPRAADHVVHVSDLECVSMCRRLVDREAILAGGSSGAVVAAVHRMRDEIPDGSRVAVIFPDSGERYLETIYSDSWVARKFGDVSHLWQENPGPVPETVGAIPC; encoded by the coding sequence ATGCTCGCGCAAGCGATGCCGAGTCGAGGGATCGGGGGAGTGCTCGACACAATCGGCGGCACTCCTCTGATAGAACTCGACAGGATCTTTCCGGACCGGTTGTTCCGCGTCTTCGCCAAGCTCGAGAAGTTCAACCCGGGCGGCAGCGTCAAGGACCGCGTCGCGCTCAACATGCTGCTGCACAAGGTGAGTTCGGGCGAGCTGGTGCCCGGGAGGTCCACGGTCGTGGAGTCCAGTTCGGGTAATCTGGCGATCGGGCTCGCCCAGGTCTGCCGGTATTTCGGGCTGCGGTTCGTCTGCGTCGTGGACGCCAAGACGACGGAACAGAACATCGCCATCATCCGCTCCTACGGGGCGGAGGTGGAGGTCATCACCGAACCGGATGCCGAGACCGGGGAATACCTCCCGAGCCGCATTCGCCGGGTACGGGAACTGGTACGGTCCCTGCCGGACGCCTACTGGCCCAACCAGTACGGCAATCCACTCAACGCGGCGGCGCACGAACAGACGATGCGGGAGATCGTCACGGCCCTGGACGGGCGTGTGGACTACCTTTTCTGCGCGACGAGTTCATGTGGCACACTGCGTGGCTGCGCCGACTTCGCGAGGGAGTCGGGGCTTTCCACGAAAATCGTCGCGGTCGACGCCGTCGGCAGCGCGATATTCGGCGGACAGCCGCCCACCACACGGTTGTTGCCGGGACACGGCGCCGCTCTCCGGCCCGCTCTGTTCGATCCCCGGGCGGCGGACCACGTGGTGCACGTGTCGGACCTCGAATGCGTGAGCATGTGCCGGCGCCTGGTGGACCGCGAGGCCATTCTGGCCGGCGGTTCGTCGGGAGCGGTCGTCGCGGCTGTTCACCGGATGCGCGACGAGATTCCGGACGGCTCCCGCGTCGCGGTCATCTTCCCGGACAGCGGCGAGCGTTATCTGGAGACCATCTATTCGGATTCCTGGGTCGCCCGGAAATTCGGTGACGTCTCCCATCTGTGGCAAGAGAACCCGGGCCCGGTGCCCGAGACCGTAGGAGCAATTCCGTGCTGA
- the sbnB gene encoding 2,3-diaminopropionate biosynthesis protein SbnB: MLIARHADVHEVLAGREEEILALVQETYGTHEDGRTAVPHSTFLRFPGDDRNRVIGLPAFAGGDSPVAGMKWIASFPGNIDEGLPRASAAIVLNSLENGFPVALLEGSQISAKRTAASAALAARLLTEGDEPTGVTLVGGGVINTEVLRFLLVALPSLREVTVFDLDAGRAEAFAARCRALGPDLTVEVVADRPTALARHRLVALATTSGTPHLGSDELRPGTVVLHVSLRDLHPEVILGAQNIVDDADHVCRERTSLHLAEQQAGNRDFIDASIGALVRGTVPFTRDPGRITVFSPFGLGILDMALAEYVRARAAERGLGVRVDGFLGHDAAKAEAAESAR, from the coding sequence GTGCTGATCGCCAGACACGCCGACGTCCACGAGGTGCTCGCCGGACGCGAGGAGGAGATCCTCGCCCTCGTCCAGGAGACCTACGGGACCCACGAGGACGGCCGGACCGCCGTCCCGCACTCGACCTTCCTCCGCTTCCCGGGCGACGACCGCAACCGCGTCATCGGGCTCCCCGCGTTCGCCGGCGGCGACAGCCCGGTCGCCGGGATGAAGTGGATCGCCTCCTTCCCGGGGAACATCGACGAGGGCCTGCCGCGCGCCAGCGCCGCCATCGTCCTGAACTCCCTGGAGAACGGCTTCCCCGTGGCCCTCCTGGAGGGCTCGCAGATCTCCGCCAAGCGCACCGCCGCGAGCGCCGCCCTCGCCGCCCGCCTGCTCACCGAGGGCGACGAGCCCACCGGCGTCACCCTCGTCGGCGGCGGCGTCATCAACACCGAGGTGCTGCGCTTCCTCCTGGTGGCCCTGCCCTCGCTCCGCGAGGTCACCGTCTTCGACCTCGACGCCGGGCGCGCCGAGGCGTTCGCCGCGCGCTGCCGCGCGCTGGGCCCGGACCTGACCGTCGAGGTCGTCGCCGACCGCCCCACCGCACTCGCGCGGCACCGCCTGGTCGCCCTGGCCACCACCAGCGGCACCCCCCACCTCGGCTCCGACGAGCTCCGCCCCGGCACCGTCGTGCTGCACGTCTCGCTGCGCGACCTGCACCCCGAGGTGATCCTCGGCGCGCAGAACATCGTCGACGACGCCGACCACGTCTGCCGCGAGCGCACCTCGCTGCACCTCGCCGAACAGCAGGCCGGCAACCGGGACTTCATCGACGCGAGCATCGGCGCGCTCGTCCGCGGCACCGTGCCGTTCACCCGCGACCCCGGGCGGATCACCGTCTTCTCGCCGTTCGGCCTGGGCATCCTTGACATGGCGCTGGCCGAGTACGTCCGCGCGCGGGCCGCCGAGCGCGGGCTGGGTGTGCGCGTCGACGGCTTCCTCGGCCACGACGCGGCGAAGGCCGAAGCGGCGGAGTCCGCCCGATGA
- a CDS encoding ACP S-malonyltransferase: MSTGPRVLALFPGQGSQTPGMGRAFATARPEAAAVFDAASDALGIDMRALCWDAPAPELASTDNAQPALLTASIAAWRVLEHHGVTAAAAAGHSVGAVAALVATGRLEFTDAVRLVRLRGELMAAAPGEGGMCAVLATGDEREKALAEAAERGLDIAADNSPRQFVASGDLAAIGEFAAAVGARAKPLEVSHAFHSRLMAPAAADWEAAVAEVRLRPATAPVGLITTGAFGTDDADLRRDLADALCAPVRWRELMEAAGERPEPAAPTAAVGPAKALVGLAKHFPAKPQVSLVDTPTSLTALLRRLGA; this comes from the coding sequence ATGAGCACCGGCCCCCGCGTCCTCGCCCTTTTCCCCGGCCAGGGCAGCCAGACCCCCGGCATGGGCCGCGCCTTCGCCACGGCCCGCCCGGAGGCGGCGGCCGTCTTCGACGCCGCCTCGGACGCGCTCGGCATCGACATGCGCGCCCTGTGCTGGGACGCCCCCGCACCGGAACTCGCGTCGACGGACAACGCCCAACCGGCCCTGCTGACCGCCTCCATCGCGGCCTGGCGGGTGCTGGAGCACCACGGCGTGACCGCTGCCGCCGCCGCGGGCCACAGCGTCGGCGCCGTGGCCGCGCTGGTCGCCACCGGGCGGCTGGAGTTCACGGACGCCGTGCGCCTGGTCCGGCTGCGCGGCGAGCTGATGGCCGCCGCGCCCGGCGAGGGCGGCATGTGCGCCGTCCTCGCCACCGGCGACGAGCGGGAGAAGGCGCTGGCCGAGGCGGCCGAGCGCGGCCTGGACATCGCCGCCGACAACAGCCCGCGCCAGTTCGTCGCCTCCGGAGACCTGGCCGCGATCGGGGAGTTCGCGGCGGCCGTCGGCGCCCGGGCCAAGCCGCTGGAGGTCTCGCACGCCTTCCACAGCCGGCTGATGGCGCCCGCCGCCGCCGACTGGGAGGCCGCCGTCGCCGAGGTCCGGCTGCGGCCCGCCACCGCCCCCGTCGGGCTGATCACCACCGGCGCCTTCGGCACCGACGACGCGGACCTGCGCCGGGACCTCGCCGACGCGCTCTGCGCGCCGGTCCGCTGGCGGGAGCTGATGGAGGCGGCGGGCGAACGGCCCGAACCCGCCGCCCCGACGGCGGCCGTCGGCCCCGCCAAGGCCCTCGTCGGCCTGGCCAAGCACTTCCCCGCCAAACCGCAGGTGTCCCTGGTGGACACGCCGACCTCCCTCACCGCGCTGCTGCGCCGCCTGGGGGCCTGA
- a CDS encoding 3-oxoacyl-ACP reductase family protein, translating into MQFEPSTVALVTGASRGIGRACALALAEAGCDVVVHYVSRTEAAEEVAERIREMGRKALVVRADIGVEAEVKAMFKTIRAEWKRLDVVVANGGITADGFLATMSLDKWQRVIDTNLTGAFLTCRESVKMMHRTGGSIVLMGSTSGVTGQPGQANYSASKGGLISLGKGLAREVAERGIRVNIVAPGFTDTDMVRDMPPAVRERLIGTVPMKRAGTPEEVASAVTFLASPAASYITGKVLVVDGGLVP; encoded by the coding sequence ATGCAGTTCGAACCGTCCACCGTGGCCCTGGTCACCGGCGCCTCCCGGGGCATCGGCCGGGCCTGCGCCCTGGCCCTGGCCGAGGCCGGCTGCGACGTGGTCGTGCACTACGTCTCCCGCACCGAGGCCGCCGAGGAAGTGGCCGAGCGCATCCGGGAGATGGGGCGCAAGGCACTGGTGGTACGCGCGGACATCGGCGTCGAGGCCGAGGTCAAGGCGATGTTCAAGACCATCCGCGCCGAGTGGAAGCGGCTCGACGTCGTCGTCGCCAACGGCGGCATCACGGCCGACGGCTTCCTCGCCACCATGAGCCTCGACAAGTGGCAGCGGGTCATCGACACCAACCTCACCGGCGCGTTCCTCACCTGCCGCGAGTCCGTCAAGATGATGCACCGCACCGGCGGTTCGATCGTCCTGATGGGCTCCACCAGCGGCGTCACCGGCCAGCCCGGCCAGGCCAACTACAGCGCCAGCAAGGGCGGCCTGATCAGCCTCGGCAAGGGCCTCGCCCGCGAGGTCGCCGAGCGCGGCATCCGCGTCAACATCGTCGCCCCCGGGTTCACGGACACCGACATGGTGCGCGACATGCCGCCCGCGGTGCGCGAGCGGCTGATCGGCACGGTGCCCATGAAGCGCGCCGGCACCCCCGAGGAGGTGGCCTCGGCGGTCACCTTCCTGGCCTCGCCGGCCGCGAGCTACATCACGGGGAAGGTCCTCGTCGTCGACGGCGGACTCGTCCCGTAA
- a CDS encoding acyl carrier protein — MTATYEELLATAEARTALNNHVKAQLVESLGLEIRPELIGDDQPLFGRGLELDSLDTLEIVVMVEEQLDVTISDDDRSAFGSINRLIDFVVADRGEIPQVEAA; from the coding sequence ATGACCGCCACCTACGAGGAACTGCTGGCGACCGCCGAGGCGCGCACCGCCCTGAACAACCACGTCAAGGCCCAGCTCGTGGAGAGCCTCGGCCTGGAGATCCGCCCCGAGCTGATCGGCGACGACCAGCCGCTGTTCGGCCGGGGCCTGGAGCTGGACTCGCTCGACACCCTGGAGATCGTCGTCATGGTCGAGGAGCAGCTCGACGTCACGATCAGCGACGACGACCGCTCCGCGTTCGGCTCGATCAACCGCCTCATCGACTTCGTCGTCGCCGACCGCGGCGAGATCCCGCAGGTGGAGGCGGCGTGA
- the fabZ gene encoding 3-hydroxyacyl-ACP dehydratase FabZ: MTTPATPTSAPLSFDANAIRALLPHRWPMLLVDRAYDVIPGKSGYGIKNVTISEPYFAGHYPDQSIMPGVLIVEAMAQLTAVVYASAWLAEAGQSGEAEVAARVGYLGAIRQMKFSRLVVPGDRLTMKVELGRPFDRLTPVTVQASVDGELAAKGSLTVSERTAGDPSGLQ; this comes from the coding sequence GTGACCACCCCTGCCACTCCCACTTCCGCCCCGCTGAGCTTCGACGCCAACGCGATCCGCGCGCTGCTGCCGCACCGCTGGCCGATGCTGCTCGTCGACCGCGCGTACGACGTCATCCCGGGCAAGTCCGGCTACGGCATCAAGAACGTCACCATCTCGGAGCCGTATTTCGCCGGTCACTACCCCGACCAGTCGATCATGCCGGGCGTCCTCATCGTCGAGGCGATGGCCCAGCTGACCGCCGTCGTCTACGCCTCCGCGTGGCTGGCCGAGGCCGGGCAGAGCGGCGAGGCCGAGGTCGCGGCCCGGGTCGGCTACCTCGGGGCGATCCGGCAGATGAAGTTCAGCCGCCTCGTCGTCCCCGGCGACCGGCTCACCATGAAGGTCGAACTCGGCCGCCCCTTCGACCGGCTGACGCCCGTCACCGTCCAGGCCAGCGTCGACGGCGAGCTGGCCGCCAAGGGCTCGCTGACCGTCAGCGAGCGCACCGCGGGGGACCCGAGTGGACTCCAGTGA
- a CDS encoding GNAT family N-acetyltransferase, whose protein sequence is MDSSELVIRPYEESDAAAIAELYNRYADVPNPVDRKLDAELVRGELAERGTRLFLVVEADGEIHGTIGFFQGHVRRAYAPGEVFGDMFFLSPALRGGSVAGRIFSQAIRTLRLAGVEVIRLTANPGNKLAFPLYRQVGCSVTGPVEATEDGNIELVSYMPRVMARLRRDYAHLIPQSLQLNASWRYMVGGGERALGDDTEELGGRTVLRTELAIEGTVFTVLLDPEDGELLHVGTDAEEAPALAPKPVPAPPAVSTVEADGLRLELHHGDGRIELHGAGHLGPLLRETWPVFGPPFVTGFRRALRREDALTVTPRADGWLVAERHPDGVLYRETTLVGGVLENRFRWEGGEPPADTLRTIVEGGLRKGLLLTEDGHVPAGRGLHPVDATEFATAGAELGRDARIGWWDEAASVGLDVLGGDARARLVTDALVLLDFAPGASGTPGHAHSVTVRTEWSGGAPMAADGMEPLAAQAAEPVVAPPPVLPVADRAAWTADTVARRPVHRAAVGADTLLVSAEAGGIAAWRSAGKSVLATPFPKERVLGSNPRWRAGLWAVRQGPREDPDRGLGWGAERHEWRFDEATGRLRADGLDWSVAAPADGPADRLDLDLRAEARDDESEVVVWLTPAAPRQPEALVPGRPGELWRIRKPGAWQRWSDRLALRLADGRWLSVAPGEGHGTEVFLRTTKAGPLVGLVARQPRGTALAARWSLAVLPGPAVDAPPRAGAAETAAGR, encoded by the coding sequence GTGGACTCCAGTGAGCTGGTGATCCGGCCCTACGAGGAGTCGGACGCGGCGGCGATCGCCGAGCTCTACAACCGGTACGCCGACGTCCCCAACCCGGTGGACCGGAAGCTCGACGCGGAACTCGTCCGCGGCGAGCTGGCGGAACGCGGCACCCGGCTGTTCCTCGTGGTCGAGGCGGACGGGGAGATCCACGGCACCATCGGCTTCTTCCAGGGCCACGTCCGGCGGGCGTACGCCCCGGGCGAGGTGTTCGGGGACATGTTCTTCCTGAGCCCCGCGCTGCGTGGCGGTTCGGTGGCCGGCCGGATCTTCTCGCAGGCCATCCGCACCCTGCGGCTGGCCGGCGTCGAGGTCATCCGGCTCACCGCCAACCCCGGCAACAAGCTGGCCTTCCCGCTCTACCGCCAGGTCGGGTGCAGCGTCACCGGGCCGGTGGAGGCCACCGAGGACGGCAACATCGAGCTGGTCAGCTACATGCCGCGGGTCATGGCCCGGCTGCGCCGGGACTACGCCCACCTCATCCCGCAGTCCCTCCAGCTGAACGCCAGTTGGCGGTACATGGTCGGCGGCGGGGAGCGCGCCCTCGGTGACGACACCGAGGAGCTGGGCGGCCGGACCGTCCTGCGCACCGAACTCGCCATCGAGGGCACGGTGTTCACCGTCCTGCTCGACCCCGAGGACGGCGAGCTGCTGCACGTCGGCACGGACGCGGAGGAGGCGCCCGCCCTGGCGCCGAAGCCCGTGCCCGCGCCGCCGGCCGTCAGCACCGTCGAGGCGGACGGCCTCCGCCTCGAACTGCACCACGGCGACGGCCGGATCGAGCTGCACGGCGCCGGCCACCTCGGCCCGCTGCTGCGCGAGACCTGGCCGGTCTTCGGACCGCCCTTCGTCACCGGCTTCCGCCGCGCCCTGCGGCGGGAGGACGCCCTCACGGTCACCCCGCGCGCCGACGGCTGGCTGGTCGCGGAACGGCACCCGGACGGTGTGCTGTACCGCGAGACGACGCTGGTCGGCGGCGTCCTGGAGAACCGTTTCCGCTGGGAGGGCGGCGAGCCGCCCGCGGACACCCTGCGGACGATCGTCGAAGGCGGCCTGCGCAAGGGGCTGCTGCTCACGGAGGACGGCCATGTGCCGGCCGGCCGCGGGCTGCACCCCGTCGACGCCACCGAGTTCGCCACCGCCGGTGCCGAACTCGGCCGGGACGCGCGGATCGGCTGGTGGGACGAGGCGGCCTCGGTCGGCCTCGACGTCCTGGGCGGCGACGCCCGGGCCCGGCTGGTCACCGACGCGCTGGTGCTGCTGGACTTCGCCCCCGGCGCGTCCGGTACTCCGGGACACGCTCACTCCGTCACCGTCCGCACCGAGTGGTCCGGCGGCGCCCCCATGGCCGCCGACGGGATGGAGCCGCTCGCCGCGCAGGCGGCGGAGCCCGTCGTGGCCCCTCCCCCCGTGCTCCCCGTGGCCGACCGCGCGGCGTGGACGGCGGACACCGTGGCCCGCCGCCCGGTCCACCGGGCGGCCGTCGGCGCGGACACGCTGCTGGTCAGCGCCGAGGCGGGCGGGATCGCCGCCTGGCGGTCGGCGGGGAAGTCCGTGCTCGCCACCCCGTTCCCCAAGGAACGGGTGCTGGGCAGCAACCCGCGCTGGCGGGCCGGCCTCTGGGCCGTCCGCCAGGGGCCGCGCGAGGACCCCGACCGCGGCCTCGGCTGGGGCGCCGAGCGGCACGAGTGGCGCTTCGACGAGGCGACGGGCCGACTGCGCGCGGACGGTCTGGACTGGTCCGTCGCGGCCCCCGCCGACGGCCCGGCCGACCGGCTCGACCTGGACCTGCGGGCCGAGGCGCGCGACGACGAGAGCGAGGTCGTCGTCTGGCTGACCCCGGCCGCGCCCCGGCAGCCCGAGGCCCTGGTGCCCGGCAGGCCCGGCGAGCTCTGGCGGATCCGGAAGCCCGGCGCGTGGCAGCGCTGGAGCGACCGGCTCGCCCTCCGGCTCGCCGACGGCCGTTGGCTGTCCGTCGCGCCGGGAGAAGGGCACGGCACCGAGGTCTTCCTCCGCACCACCAAGGCGGGACCGCTGGTCGGCCTGGTCGCCCGGCAGCCGCGCGGCACGGCCCTCGCGGCCCGCTGGTCGCTCGCGGTCCTGCCCGGCCCCGCCGTCGACGCGCCGCCGCGCGCCGGCGCCGCTGAGACCGCCGCGGGCCGCTGA
- a CDS encoding aminomethyltransferase family protein, with amino-acid sequence MTSATPATVAEQYAYLRTTVGVYTPGAALATLGGLERGEVLSRALARDSEYVEPDTARESLILDEDATVWDAVTHIELDDTSWLLAHSRDDLAGLLEKTVADAGVQDVEITGATDHVAIAFEGPKSWRIAADLLDFEISSLVLHGATTVTLPGDGGAEGVLARIGTTGEYGYLLIAPAGSGAAEWVAARAAELDGGPAGAEALLRARTEVRHPQIPAQSEGLTVREAGLEWLVSWGREDEFRGGEALAAAEEAGRGLITVLAEAGQAPAAGSTVEAGDRAIGTVHLVAPLAGTDQEIALALLDKPFDVPGLELTGRTADGTAVTLRTAASPVVIPQSWNERLGA; translated from the coding sequence ATGACCAGCGCCACCCCGGCCACCGTCGCCGAGCAGTACGCGTACCTGCGCACCACCGTCGGCGTCTACACCCCGGGCGCCGCCCTGGCGACCCTCGGCGGCCTGGAGCGCGGTGAGGTCCTCTCCCGCGCCCTGGCCCGCGACAGCGAGTACGTCGAGCCCGACACCGCCCGCGAGAGCCTGATCCTCGACGAGGACGCCACCGTCTGGGACGCCGTCACCCACATCGAGCTGGACGACACCAGCTGGCTGCTCGCCCACTCCCGCGACGACCTGGCCGGCCTGCTGGAGAAGACCGTCGCCGACGCCGGCGTCCAGGACGTCGAGATCACCGGCGCCACCGACCACGTCGCCATCGCCTTCGAGGGCCCCAAGTCCTGGCGGATCGCCGCCGACCTGCTGGACTTCGAGATCTCCAGCCTGGTGCTGCACGGCGCCACCACCGTCACCCTGCCGGGCGACGGCGGCGCCGAGGGCGTCCTCGCCCGCATCGGCACCACCGGCGAGTACGGCTACCTCCTGATCGCCCCGGCCGGCTCCGGCGCCGCCGAGTGGGTCGCCGCCCGCGCCGCCGAGCTGGACGGCGGCCCCGCCGGCGCCGAGGCGCTGCTGCGCGCCCGCACCGAGGTCCGCCACCCGCAGATCCCCGCCCAGTCCGAGGGCCTGACCGTGCGCGAGGCCGGCCTGGAGTGGCTGGTGAGCTGGGGCCGCGAGGACGAGTTCCGCGGCGGCGAGGCGCTGGCCGCCGCCGAGGAGGCCGGGCGCGGCCTGATCACCGTCCTCGCCGAGGCCGGCCAGGCGCCCGCCGCCGGCAGCACCGTCGAGGCCGGCGACCGCGCGATCGGCACCGTCCACCTCGTCGCCCCGCTCGCCGGCACCGACCAGGAGATCGCCCTGGCCCTGCTCGACAAGCCCTTCGACGTCCCCGGCCTGGAGCTCACCGGCCGCACCGCGGACGGCACCGCCGTCACGCTGCGCACCGCCGCCTCCCCGGTCGTCATCCCGCAGTCCTGGAACGAGCGGCTCGGAGCCTGA